A single region of the Maniola jurtina chromosome 21, ilManJurt1.1, whole genome shotgun sequence genome encodes:
- the LOC123876076 gene encoding uncharacterized protein LOC123876076, with amino-acid sequence MNRLIKDFKVSEVIMAYYEQDFKQMCNLCKELFPLSDKIIELHVDDKNHKDIIYKHRMMVQNNVIIRENHTLCRLCKENVLDIEAHIQSKKHKDIMSLINKLIEKDGMFLELPHNIQKRTEVHCTICDSSMEFTLEYVREHINGLRHRRARAMAVQPFNGIFSVEGSDDDLWCKICQVYFENYIETIFEHVDDNKEHNIRLTKILRLIEGQNIMIDAYLTNPTEDRATCNKCNTGVACNVDNLERHIKGKRHRS; translated from the coding sequence ATGAACAGATTAATTAAGGATTTTAAAGTTTCGGAAGTAATAATGGCTTATTATGAACAAGATTTTAAGCAAATGTGTAATCTTTGTAAAGAGTTATTTCCGCTTAGTGATAAAATTATTGAGCTTCACGTAGATgataaaaatcataaagatataatatataaacataGAATGATGGtacaaaataatgtaattattcGTGAAAACCACACCCTTTGCAGACTTTGTAAGGAAAATGTACTTGATATAGAAGCTCACATACAAAGTAAAAAGCATAAAGACATaatgagtttaataaataaactaatcgAGAAAGATGGAATGTTTTTAGAATTACCACATAACATACAAAAAAGAACAGAAGTGCATTGTACAATATGTGATAGCTCTATGGAATTTACTTTGGAATATGTTAGAGAACACATAAATGGACTTAGACATAGGAGAGCCCGTGCAATGGCTGTACAACCTTTTAATGGCATTTTCTCAGTAGAAGGCAGCGATGATGACTTGTGGTGCAAAATATGCCAggtttactttgaaaattatattgAAACAATATTTGAACATGTGGATGACAATAAAGAACATAATATAAGGTTAACAAAAATTCTACGTCTGATCGAAGGACAGAATATTATGATTGATGCATATCTAACTAATCCTACAGAGGACAGGGCTACATGTAACAAATGTAACACTGGTGTAGCATGTAATGTTGATAATCTTGAAAGGCATATTAAAGGGAAAAGACACAGGAGTTAG
- the LOC123876209 gene encoding uncharacterized protein LOC123876209, which yields MFCEDVCLGSTNGLEKLRVLSDTLNAKAVDKVNGSQELVMLTDFARESNEYQFQKIMQDRISDVASWHWVLEDLSKRLDESINALKYEHNALRVVVKRVQEEMDCHSREGSRPGALCPLTDVVEEAVIEEFKFLRDQKKNFENLIDELDKQTAMLDKTKKKIENDILNKQQALSVEEMCATKDYTDAIVGEWKRRKKGSPVARWSKRCAALKRSGLKALYNAIITRQQVRGARKRLSIAAQAYAAKVDAVLRRRLHTNKLKLQDLNWQREEAVRDYNSLQEELSVAEKTVVETMDQERVVAARLADRTQRPDRELTKDDVNRKLREEQNQLRKFSMELRNNIEEITTLQKHINAAIGRIDCFAEDLIQVIGLDEERLRCRLGETSHSGNSTAHNTSSTTPSRTHSTPSRQLTVIQEENEDDDDDYPFDF from the exons ATGTTCTGCGAAGACGTTTGCCTCGGGTCCACGAATGGTTTAGAAAAACTGAGGGTTCTAAGCGATACGCTCAATGCTAAGGCAGTGGACAAAGTCAATGGGAGCCAAGAGTTGGTTATGCTTACTGATTTCGCCCGGGAATCTAACGAGTATCAGTTCCAAAAAATTATGCAGGATAG AATATCAGATGTAGCATCCTGGCATTGGGTGCTAGAAGACCTATCGAAACGTCTGGATGAATCGATTAATGCATTGAAATACGAACATAATGCTCTGAGGGTAGTCGTGAAAAGAGTGCAGGAGGAAATGGACTGCCACTCCAGAGAAGGCTCTCGACCGGGAGCGTTATGTCCTTTGACTGATGTGGTTGAAGAAGCAGTTATAGAG GAATTTAAGTTTCTCCGTGACCAGAAAAAGAATTTCGAGAATCTTATCGATGAACTGGATAAGCAAACAGCGATGCTTGACAAGACgaaaaagaaaatagaaaacGATATTTTGAACAAGCAACAGGCTTTGTCCGTAGAGGAGATGTGTGCGACCAAAGATTACACGGATGCTATAGTTGGGGAGTGGAAGAGGAGGAAAAA AGGTTCTCCTGTGGCGCGTTGGTCCAAACGATGTGCAGCGCTGAAAAGATCTGGTCTGAAAGCCCTTTATAATGCAATCATAACTCGACAACAG GTTCGCGGTGCCAGAAAGCGCTTGTCGATTGCTGCTCAAGCGTACGCGGCAAAAGTCGATGCTGTGTTGAGAAGACGACTtcatactaataaattgaaactTCAAGACCTTAACTGGCAAAGAGAAGag GCCGTACGAGACTACAATTCATTGCAAGAGGAGTTGTCGGTAGCTGAGAAGACAGTTGTAGAGACTATGGACCAAGAACGGGTAGTGGCTGCCAGGCTAGCCGATCGTACCCAAAGGCCAGATAGAGAATTGACGAAAGACGACGTGAACAGGAAACTAAGGGAAGAACAAAACCAACTACGAAAATTTTCTATGGAGCTGCGGAACAATATAGAAGAAATTAC CACTTTACAGAAACATATAAACGCAGCGATAGGGCGTATAGACTGTTTCGCCGAAGACCTAATACAAGTGATAGGTTTAGACGAAGAAAGGCTTCGTTGTAGACTCGGGGAGACGAGTCACAGTGGCAATTCAACAGCCCATAACACCAGTTCTACAACGCCTTCTAGAACTCATTCAACCCCTTCTAGACAGCTCACGGTAATCCAAGAAGaaaatgaagatgatgatgacgattatccattcgatttttaa
- the LOC123876078 gene encoding uncharacterized protein LOC123876078, producing the protein MKTGLLYGIVANSKTRVRCVFCGVYIPKANKCIEEHTNGMKHKENIDLMAENGMSYVNDELYCKPCNVYLSGEESVASHVEGDQHANWIAAIDDLIEGEFINIDSYLASENEDVFCEVCDAKVACTLQNIEAHVNDILHRSNVAEKLKPLNGIFPVENDDEVWCKVCDQYIENTAQRILEHIDDDTLHVEWFMDIEDLTEGQEVSIQDFLKNEHEKNAFCNKCQMEILCNAQSIADHVNSEAHLNQFS; encoded by the coding sequence ATGAAAACAGGCTTGTTATACGGTATCGTTGCGAACTCAAAAACACGGGTACGCTGCGTGTTCTGCGGGGTTTACATTCCAAAGGCCAACAAATGCATTGAGGAGCACACTAACGGGATGAAGCATAAGGAAAATATAGATTTGATGGCGGAGAACGGGATGAGCTACGTCAACGACGAGTTGTACTGTAAGCCTTGTAACGTTTATCTTTCTGGAGAAGAATCGGTTGCTTCACATGTAGAAGGTGATCAACACGCTAATTGGATAGCCGCTATAGACGATCTGATAGAAGGTGAGTTTATAAATATCGATTCTTACTTAGCCAGTGAAAATGAAGACGTGTTTTGCGAGGTGTGCGATGCCAAAGTTGCTTGCACCTTGCAAAATATAGAGGCGCATGTAAACGACATCTTACATCGTAGCAATGTTGCTGAGAAGCTCAAGCCTCTGAATGGAATATTTCCTGTCGAAAATGATGATGAGGTATGGTGTAAAGTTTGCGACCAGTACATAGAAAACACTGCGCAAAGAATCTTAGAACATATTGATGATGATACGCTGCATGTCGAATGGTTTATGGACATAGAAGACTTAACTGAAGGCCAGGAAGTATCTATTCAAGATTTCCTTAAAAATGAGCATGAAAAAAACGCATTCTGTAACAAATGTCAGATGGAAATACTATGCAATGCACAGAGTATAGCAGACCATGTTAATAGTGAAGCGCATCTCAACCAATTTAGTTAA